From the genome of Perca fluviatilis chromosome 8, GENO_Pfluv_1.0, whole genome shotgun sequence:
GATTTGCCATAAACTTTTTCACAACCTGAATAGTGGCATTTGTGCTTTTTCTGAGGCGATTCTGGCTCAGTTCGACCTCGCGATCTTTTGCCTCTTTGTTTGAGCGTAGGATCGGAGATGGTGGTAGGTGTGGCAGAGTTTCCATCATCTATGTGGTTCGGCATGCTCTCATCCTTTATTTTTGCCTGCTCGGCAACATTGTTGGGAGTCTGCTGGTTAAAATCCGCCAAAATCCGCGCCACCACAAAAATAGAGGAGTTGTCTTTCACCAAAGgttctttcatttcctctccgTTCTTGGAGGAGGACGGGGTTTCTGGTTTAATCTCCCTATTCCCTTGAGCGTGAACAATTGCACGACTGGACATTGAAACAAGGCACTCTGCAGCAAAGTGATCCATTTTGTCTTTGAAACAGCCCtctgttttttaaaaacaaaaaaaaaaaaaaaaaaaaagaaaaaaaattggggtggtggtgggggggggggggggggggggggtcgttCTCATCAGAGAGAACTGACTTTATGATCTTACCCGGCTTTCCAATGTCATCACCATCCTGTGAGAGAAACGCCTCGGACAAAAATGCAGACAAGCCCctcagtgagaaaaaaaaagaaacccaaagTCTTTGTTTAGTGCAACGACGCTGGTGACAGGACCTCTACAAACTTGGATGTGTTAACTCCCATCGCGGCTTCAACCACTCTCCAACATAGTGAGTGTGTCTCCTGAGCGTCTGTTCCTGCTGGTTCTATCCATGCTGGGGGCGTGTCGACCGGCAGCGCTCAGCTGCACCGTCAGAGTAGCTGTTCATTCATTGGGTGCTGCTTGTCCCCAAATACACCGAACAACACGAGTTACTTGGAAGTTTCACCACAGGTTGCCTCCATGCATTCAGATGATGTATCTCAGAGGCGACACAGGTATGCACTGCAGAGACCTTTAGGAAGAATACATGCAATatttgggggttggggggggggcgggcTCATTCTGCATCATCCTGTCAAGCCTGAAAACATGTATTGGATACTATTGGTTAGGGTTGCAACTAACGATTAATTTCTTATTAGTTGATCATAACAAACtagttaactttttttaaattaatgtcCACAACCAGTCCAAAACTTCAAGTTATTCactttacaattatttaaaaaaaggtaacaAATCCTCTTAATATAAAtacttaatataaaaaatatataaaacgtttcaatcaatcaaaacgACTGCAGAATAAAACATGTTAGATCCACGTCTTGATTAATTGACTAACTGGTTCAGTCATTCTAttggtgaaagaaaaaaagcaagtTTGGCCTTCTAAAATTATTAGTTGATGGAAAGTCAGTGTTAAAGTATTAAATTGAGCAATTTCCCCTTTATACACTGAAtgtgcaaattatttttcacaaacTTCAATAAAAGCCATAATTGACTTCCCATTACATATAATCCAATCACTAATAAGGAAATGATAAAGAAAAGCACACGTCACAAAATAACTTTTCTGAGGTAAGTGAGGTATCTATTCTGCAAAATGGGCTGCAGTTTATCATCAGAAAAATTTCCCTGATACTTTGAATATTACTGTGTCACCTTCTTGGAGCGATCAGCACACTCTGGGGCCTCAGGCCAATGAGTCCATGCACCAGCAAAGAGCTTGAATGCTCCCAACTGCCAAATTATTGGTTTAGCCTGCTTTTAATTATATTCAAGTCCAAGAAGGGATAGCGGTGAAAACATGACAAGGTAATAATTGATACTTTTGTTCTAACTTGTTAATTAAAGCTTCTACTTTTTACTGTATTGCAGTCTTACCTGAGTGCACTGTTTTGTTTTCTAATGCACTATTATTTTGAATGTATACATCCATATATGATGAGAGAATAGAAAGTCTACATATTTGACAACTAAAAAAAGGCATGCAGGAATTGATATGCTTTGTGATTATGACCCATTTTCAAGGGAATAATTCTGCTCAATGTAACATCAACTTTTTTTTAGAAGATGGCGGCTTCCTTTCAGCAAACTAGCAATTTACCTCAAAACCCTCCTCTGAGCAACTCTGTAGTCTCTGCCAGTTGAAATCCATGTCTTCTTCAATTTATCCTCCAGGAAGAGACGAGTGACACCATTGTGGGGAAGAAAGAGTCAAAACTGTGTGATGTGGAGGTTTTTGTCATTATTAGACAATCGTGTATTGTGGTGCTAGTTTTACAGCTGGTCAGTTTAAACATATAATCAGATACCTGGAATTAAACCCATAAAACTTTTCATTCATGTCCAAAGATTTCCAAACACATAAGCCATTTTGGGTGTGTAAAATAGCATGTCGCCAGCTACAGAGTCCTGGCATAAAACAAACCAGCTGATGTTATTGATTAGTAGCAAAGGACATGCTTGAATGTCCCTGTTAACCCCAATGCACCCAAGTTAACCCCATTGTTTCCaggaagaaaacacaagaagTTTTCTGGATACATTTGTGTCAGATTAGGAACAAGACAAAATGTTTCCTGAGATCAGTGTCTGCTACACTGCAGCTTTTCATCTCTTATTGATCCAACTTGAAGCCCAATTAACAAAAATAAGCAAATGTATTTACAATAAGAACAAACTTGCACTCTGCCGATACAGGATCAGACCTGCTTTCCTGCTGCAGCTGATGCTCTCCTGTGAGAATGAATGCACACTTTCAGCATTGTGCACAAAAGCGCACACTAGAAAGTTCCCAGTGTTCCGTGTGAGCAAGGCGATGTGACATTCAGAAGGCCATCTGGCTGTATTATTTTACATATTCTTTCACCACAAAAACGTGTTGTTCTTATGTTTCATGTGGTGCTTTGGCCATCTTTTCTAACAAGAGCACGACAAGAGGGCATGGTTCCTCTTTCACAGGGTTATTTCCCAGAGCTGTGTAGAAATTGCAAGTGTTTTTCAACTCCAACTGGGCGTCAAGAACAAGAAGGCCAAAACAGACAGTGAGGAAATCAGTTGCAGCTTATACAGCTGAACCTCTCCAAAGGTAATAAGCAGCTGTAAAagtgatcatttaaaaaaaaatatctcactCTCTGTTGCTGCAACAGCAATGTGATGATTCAAGAGACCTTTTGTATGTTCCCAAATCCCAGCACCAACCCCCAGTTTCCAAACAGCACACTGTCTGGCACTGACATAACGTTCTCAGGCAGGAACTGCAGTGTGATTGGCCTCTTCACTTTTGTTTGTAATGGGAGAGATCCTCTTTAAGCACAGGACAGCCTGACCACTATAACAATCTGGCAGGGCTGTTGTGTTAAGGCCAGGCTCTCAATGCagaaaagagtaaaaaacaaaGAACTAAAAAAGCATGAAACACCACAAGTGGATTTAgatttttggcagtttgcagcaGGTGGTGATGTTCTGTGGAGGGCGCTGACCTCTGGCTTATGACCTGAGTTTGATCCCCACATTTGGCTAAAACATTGAGTCAGACGCAGGGCTGTCGTTAACTTGGCAGAGcagtttattgttttgtttttgtaatgctACCCACACACTCGCAGGACTAGACTTCCTTTCATATTCAAAACAAAATcctagtttgagttttgcaaaGGTAAAAacctaactaactaacaaacccATTTAGTATATATTTTAACAAGACTATAGTCACTTGGGCaaagtggtgctttgagctaaatgctaacatcagcatgctaacatgctcacagtcagatgctaacatgctgatgtttaacaGGTGGCGAGGCTATAAAGTTTACCACGTTCATCTTAGTTTAGGTTTTTGTCAACATTTGCTAAAtagcactaaacacaatgtAGCCTACAGCTGATTTTGATTTGTCATGAGTTTTGCAGCCATTTGCAAGTGGTGGTAGACTTTTGGACAGATCCAGGCTAACTGTTTCCAATCTTTGAGCTAAGCTTTGcgcctgctggctgtagcttcatatttaccatataGACAATAGACATCAGAGTGATATTTATTTTCATCTAATTCTCGGCAAGAAAGTAAAAAGcgtatttcataaaaatgtgCAACTATTTTTTTAAGTAGCTATGACTAAAACATTTCACCTAAGACTAATGTTACAGAcatagcagctctgtgaggctctTTTGGCTAGATGGTAATTAGCCACAATGACAACATGCTGATGAGTAACAGgtttaatgtttaccatgttcatcaTCTAATGTGTAAGCATGCTaccatttgctaattagcactaaacacaaattaCAGCTGAGTTTGAAAAGAGTGTTATTAGTTTTGAAGGTATTTGGTCATTACCTAAATTATTggacaaattgaaattttgacctgAAGATGGTTCTAGGTTGATAGTTAAGGGATCACTGTTAGCATgactgaaaacataaaaaaaaatgtaatggctCTTTACTCATAAACCCAGACCTATTTTTCTATTCTCTTATCTATTAATTTACTAAGAACTTCCTTCTGGGATTCATTTAATCTAGTGCTGACGTTGCAAGGGCACTCCGACTTGTCAAACTGCCGTGAAACGAAAATGCTTATCAGAACTGAAGAAGTAATCAGGGTGTTTTACTGTGGAGCCAGTATTACTGGAAATGTCATGTGTCTTATCTGTTATTGTCTTATAAAAGAATAATACAGATTCAACTTGTGATTTCATGTAAATGAGAGACACTTATTCACTGATTAAAATAAACTCAAGTTATTTGAGTGGTAATACAGAATAAATGGTGCTATAGTGTGGTCACTCAGTAGtatgatgtctctctttgttTGATCTACAAAGCTTACTCATCCTCGGTGACAAATCAACAGTTGGGCCCAATGACTAATGATGAAAAAACAGGCTGCAATTTCACCTgtatagaaaaaaagaggattAGTCAGACAGATATTGTACAGGTGTTAAAGAGCTAACATGTTCAAGTAATACAACAGGGACACCTGACACCCACTCTTTTTAACAATGTGGCTCACATGTGCTAGTGTTTCAATAGGCTGCAGGTTAAATATTGTTCCTTGTTTCTTTGCTTTGACTGAAGAGGGCAAAGAACAAGTACAGCATGTATGAATGCAGTAATCACATGAGGTCAAATGAGTCAGTCAGGCGTAGCTGAGATGAGTAAacaagtccaaactgcctgttaTTGTTACAAAGTGTGACCTGGCTGCTGCTGAGCAGGATATACTTGTTACAGTGTTATTGGGTTCATATCATCAAGACTCTCATAACATTTCCCTCAGACATAGGCTACAGAGTTCAAACATGAGACAGGAAAAATGATACTGGCTGTTCAGGACAAGAGTGAAAGTCAAATAATTACCTGGGACATGCACAGATAAGATCACATGTCCTTGCTCCTGTTACATAATATTCTCAAAAATCATCCAGCTTTATTCagtcaaaaaattattttactgtaaaaggTTAATGTTGGATATTTAGTTTTAGCCCATAAAGTACAGGATGTTCTTTTTTAGGTGAATGATAAGATGATGCAATGGACATGAACTCAACACATTTTACTTTGATTTCTACCATCAAAAAATGCTGTTTGCTGATTAATTTATTCTTGaggttttcattttgtaaagtCTATCAGTGGTATGTTGAGTGgagcctttttttaatttattttttatattttaatagaaATGGTTAACATTTTGGGAATAACACTTATTGTCTTTCTGAGATCAATACAATTATTATATCTGTATgataaatataaagctacagacagtacaaacacaaagactggaaatagGGGGAAACAGCCTGTCTCAGTCCAAAGGTCAAAATCCACCTTAAAACACATCTAGAGCTCCCAAATTTACATTTAGTTTGTTTCatcaaaaatattaattatacTACGTGGGGTTTTGTGTAAGACTAATTCTTAGCGGCGCACTGTGATTTCCGGGATGCTCTgttggttgcctggcaaccttaCTGTAATTGCAAGACTCCAAGAAGTCATAGCGcccggccaagaaatagtctggcacTGTGATGTTTACGCAGACATTACttaatgagctttagaggtgctggggattttgttacttttgcATCAAGttgttatgctaagctaagctaactgtcccCTGGCTGTACGCATATTTAACAGACAAATATAAGAGTGGCATCTTACTCTCATCAAGAAAGTGAATAaccatatttcccaaaatgttagtGCCTTTAAGTAGTAATGTAGTAGTAGTAACTAAATCTTGTTCTGCCTACGGtagctttaaataaataaaaaattaacattAAGAAGTGCAGATGATTTATGCTCAGTTTACAAATGTCTTTGTGTGAACAGCTTGCATattcagatatgtacagtacaggccaaaagtttggacacaccttctcattcaatgcgtttccttttttattttcatgactatttacattgtagattctcactgaaggtatcaaaactatgaatgaacacatatggaattatgtacttaacaaaaaagtgtgaaataactgaaaacatgtcttatattttagattcttcaaagtagccaccctttgcttttttattaataagggaaaaaattccactaattaaccctgacaaggcacacctgtgaagtgaaaaccatttcaggtgactacctcatgaacctcattgagagaacaccaagggtttgcagcgctatcaaaaaaagcaaagggtggctactttgaggaatctaaaatataaggcatgttttcagttatttcacattccatatgtgttcattcatagttttgatgccttcagtgagaatctacaatgtaaatagtcatgaaaataaagaaacacattgaatgagaaggtgtgtccaaacgtttggtctgtactgtacatacacgtACAAGCTGTTTATGTGGAGGAATCATATACACTGTTATTCAAAAGTTTTGAATCTCCTGCC
Proteins encoded in this window:
- the klf13 gene encoding Krueppel-like factor 13 — translated: MDHFAAECLVSMSSRAIVHAQGNREIKPETPSSSKNGEEMKEPLVKDNSSIFVVARILADFNQQTPNNVAEQAKIKDESMPNHIDDGNSATPTTISDPTLKQRGKRSRGRTEPESPQKKHKCHYSGCEKVYGKSSHLKAHLRTHTGERPFPCTWPDCSKKFARSDELARHYRTHTGEKKFGCPLCDKRFMRSDHLMKHARRHSDFQPGMLKRPHSSSSSTRPSSLSDYSRSDASSPTLSPALSPANSP